A genomic region of Xanthomonas fragariae contains the following coding sequences:
- a CDS encoding bifunctional riboflavin kinase/FAD synthetase encodes MSRLFRDVEGGTLFPRGSVVCIGAFDGLHLGHRTLVQHAVARARALGVQAVAVSFEPLPREFFASAAPPPRLTLARAKIKGLYDFGADSVGMIRFDGRLSAMSAEDFVRLALVGRLCAREVWIGPEFRFGHRRGGDIALLRTLGDQHGFVAGEIAPVHRGGERISATRIRELLGAGEFAHAGKLLGRPYAIGGRVVRGKQLGCTLGYPTANLRFQRTPALSGIYATWVHGMAEQPWPSVSSFGTRPTVAGVEPLLEAHLFDFQGDLYGRHIEVEFVAKLRDEEKFDGLDALTVQMHRDAEQARAVLDAGPSQGPAHNKNASSSQTSAHLIAGTLDNAAQR; translated from the coding sequence ATGAGCAGGCTGTTTAGAGACGTCGAGGGCGGGACATTGTTCCCGCGCGGAAGCGTGGTCTGCATCGGCGCCTTCGATGGCCTGCACCTAGGGCATCGGACGTTGGTGCAACACGCAGTCGCGCGCGCGCGCGCGCTGGGCGTGCAGGCGGTGGCGGTGAGCTTCGAGCCGTTGCCGCGGGAGTTTTTTGCCTCGGCCGCGCCGCCGCCGCGGCTGACCCTGGCCCGCGCCAAGATCAAAGGGCTGTATGACTTCGGCGCCGACAGCGTGGGCATGATCCGTTTCGACGGCCGCTTGTCGGCGATGAGCGCGGAAGACTTTGTGCGATTGGCGCTGGTCGGCCGACTGTGTGCGCGCGAAGTATGGATCGGCCCGGAGTTTCGCTTCGGCCATCGGCGCGGCGGCGATATTGCGTTGCTGCGTACCCTCGGCGATCAGCACGGTTTTGTGGCCGGCGAAATCGCGCCGGTGCACCGGGGGGGTGAGCGTATTTCTGCGACGCGGATTCGCGAGCTGCTGGGTGCCGGCGAGTTCGCGCATGCTGGCAAATTGCTCGGCCGCCCGTATGCCATCGGCGGACGAGTTGTGCGTGGCAAACAACTCGGCTGCACGCTGGGCTACCCGACTGCCAACTTGCGCTTTCAGCGCACCCCGGCTTTGTCTGGCATCTATGCGACCTGGGTGCACGGGATGGCCGAGCAGCCTTGGCCATCGGTATCGAGCTTTGGCACCCGGCCCACGGTGGCCGGTGTGGAGCCGCTGCTGGAAGCGCACCTGTTCGATTTCCAGGGCGATCTGTATGGCCGGCATATCGAAGTCGAATTCGTTGCCAAGCTGCGCGACGAAGAAAAGTTCGATGGCCTGGACGCGCTGACCGTGCAGATGCATCGCGATGCCGAGCAGGCACGTGCTGTACTTGATGCCGGTCCCTCGCAAGGGCCTGCACATAATAAAAATGCGAGCTCCTCGCAAACGTCTGCACACTTAATTGCAGGCACTTTAGACAACGCAGCGCAACGGTAG
- the ileS gene encoding isoleucine--tRNA ligase, whose amino-acid sequence MTQDYKATLHLPATEFPMRGDLPKREPAMLERWEREGLYAQLRANAAGRPLFVLHDGPPYANGQIHLGHAVNKILKDIIVKSKYLAGFDAPYIPGWDCHGLPIEIAIEKKYGKVGVKLDAAEFRQKCRQYATEQIDLQGRDFKRLGVIGDWDNPYKTLDFRFEANEIRALAKVVDNGHLTRGVKPVHWCFDCGSALAEAEIEYADKVSPTVDIAYPARAPAAVAAAFGASLPAGVSVAVPIWTTTPWTLPASLAVSVGAELDYVLVEGPADRGQPRWLVIAEALAGKALGRYGIETVVVHGHAKGAALEQMLLNHPFYAEREIPLLLGDHVSAEDGTGAVHTAPGHGQEDYQVSRQYGLLERYGAAQINPVDGRGVYRPSTPPLGDTVLAGLHIWKANDIIIEALRDTGVVLAASRMEHSYPHCWRHKTPIAFRATPQWFISMEQANLRADALKAIEGVHWYPSWGQARIAGMVEGRPDWTVSRQRTWGVPIALFVHRETGEPHPRSTELLRQVADRVELGGVDVWYTLDAAELLGDEAADYDKITDILDVWFDSGVTHEAVLVDRGLPKPADLYLEGSDQHRGWFQSSLLTGVAMDKAAPYKQCLTHGFTVDEHGRKMSKSLGNGIEPQDIMKTLGADILRLWIASADYSNEMSLSQEILKRNADAYRRLRNTARFLLGNLHGFDPLQHLVALDGMVPLDRWIVHRAHELQEKIVAAYARYDLAEIVQALLNFCSVDLGSLYLDVTKDRLYTMAEDARGRRSAQSAMYHVAEAFVRWIAPVLSFTAEELWGYLPGKHADNVLFATWYDGLAPLPADAALTSADFDKLLALREQVAKVLEPMRANGAIGAALEAEITVAVDAQTAARWQPLAEELRFLFISGDVSVIAASTDDIFVSAQPTAKAKCVRCWHHQASVGSDLRHRELCSRCVSNIEGPGEERRWF is encoded by the coding sequence GTGACCCAAGACTACAAAGCCACTCTCCATCTGCCCGCGACGGAATTCCCGATGCGCGGCGACCTGCCCAAGCGCGAGCCGGCGATGCTGGAGCGCTGGGAGCGTGAGGGGTTGTACGCGCAACTGCGCGCCAATGCCGCAGGGCGCCCGCTGTTCGTGCTGCACGACGGCCCGCCGTATGCCAACGGCCAGATTCATCTGGGCCATGCGGTCAACAAGATCCTGAAGGACATCATCGTCAAGTCGAAGTATTTGGCTGGCTTCGATGCGCCCTACATTCCGGGCTGGGATTGCCATGGCCTGCCGATCGAAATCGCGATCGAAAAGAAGTACGGCAAGGTCGGGGTAAAGCTGGATGCGGCGGAATTTCGCCAGAAGTGCCGCCAATACGCAACCGAACAGATCGATCTGCAGGGGCGCGATTTCAAGCGCCTGGGCGTGATCGGCGATTGGGACAACCCGTACAAGACGCTCGATTTCCGCTTCGAAGCCAATGAGATTCGCGCGCTGGCCAAGGTCGTCGACAACGGCCACCTGACCCGCGGCGTCAAACCGGTGCACTGGTGCTTCGATTGCGGTTCGGCACTGGCTGAGGCCGAGATCGAATACGCCGACAAGGTGTCGCCGACGGTGGATATCGCCTATCCGGCGCGTGCTCCGGCCGCGGTCGCGGCCGCGTTCGGCGCGAGCCTGCCTGCTGGCGTGAGCGTAGCGGTGCCGATCTGGACCACCACGCCGTGGACGCTGCCGGCCTCGCTGGCGGTGAGCGTGGGTGCCGAACTGGATTACGTGCTGGTCGAAGGCCCGGCCGACCGCGGCCAGCCGCGCTGGCTGGTGATCGCCGAGGCCTTGGCCGGCAAGGCGCTCGGGCGCTACGGTATAGAGACGGTGGTGGTGCACGGCCATGCCAAGGGCGCGGCGCTGGAGCAGATGCTGCTGAATCACCCGTTCTATGCCGAGCGCGAGATCCCGTTGTTGCTTGGAGATCACGTGTCGGCCGAAGACGGCACCGGCGCAGTGCATACCGCTCCGGGCCACGGACAGGAGGACTACCAGGTCTCCAGGCAGTACGGCCTGCTGGAACGCTACGGCGCTGCGCAGATCAACCCGGTGGACGGACGCGGCGTGTACCGACCGTCGACGCCGCCGCTGGGCGACACCGTGCTAGCCGGGCTGCATATCTGGAAGGCTAACGACATCATCATCGAGGCGTTGCGCGACACCGGGGTGGTGTTGGCGGCCAGCAGGATGGAGCACAGCTACCCGCATTGCTGGCGCCACAAGACGCCGATCGCGTTCCGCGCCACGCCGCAGTGGTTCATCTCGATGGAGCAGGCCAATCTGCGCGCCGATGCGCTTAAGGCCATCGAAGGCGTGCATTGGTATCCTTCCTGGGGCCAGGCACGCATCGCCGGCATGGTAGAGGGGCGCCCGGATTGGACCGTCTCGCGGCAACGCACCTGGGGCGTGCCGATCGCCTTGTTCGTGCATCGCGAAACCGGCGAGCCGCATCCGCGCAGCACCGAGCTGCTGCGCCAGGTTGCCGACCGGGTGGAGCTGGGCGGTGTGGACGTGTGGTACACGCTAGACGCTGCCGAACTGCTGGGCGACGAAGCGGCCGATTACGACAAGATCACCGACATCCTGGATGTGTGGTTCGACTCGGGTGTGACGCATGAAGCGGTGCTGGTCGATCGCGGCCTTCCCAAGCCGGCCGATCTGTATCTGGAAGGCTCCGATCAGCATCGCGGCTGGTTCCAATCTTCACTGCTGACCGGCGTGGCGATGGACAAGGCAGCGCCTTACAAGCAGTGCCTCACCCACGGTTTCACTGTGGACGAGCACGGCCGCAAAATGTCCAAGTCGCTGGGCAACGGTATCGAGCCGCAGGACATCATGAAAACCCTGGGCGCGGACATCCTGCGCCTGTGGATCGCCTCGGCCGATTACAGCAACGAGATGTCGCTGTCGCAGGAAATCCTCAAGCGCAATGCCGATGCGTATCGCCGTCTGCGTAATACTGCGCGCTTTCTGCTTGGCAATCTGCATGGGTTCGATCCGCTGCAGCATCTGGTGGCGCTCGATGGCATGGTGCCGCTTGACCGCTGGATCGTGCATCGCGCGCACGAACTGCAGGAGAAGATCGTCGCCGCGTATGCGCGCTACGACTTGGCCGAAATCGTGCAGGCCCTGCTGAACTTCTGCAGCGTGGATCTGGGTTCGCTGTATCTGGACGTGACCAAGGACCGTCTGTACACGATGGCCGAGGATGCACGCGGCCGCCGCTCGGCGCAGAGCGCGATGTACCACGTGGCCGAAGCGTTCGTGCGCTGGATCGCGCCGGTGCTGAGCTTCACGGCCGAAGAACTGTGGGGCTACCTGCCGGGCAAGCATGCCGACAACGTGCTGTTCGCCACCTGGTACGACGGCCTTGCGCCGTTGCCAGCCGATGCCGCGCTGACCAGTGCCGACTTCGACAAGCTGCTGGCCTTGCGCGAGCAGGTGGCCAAGGTGTTGGAGCCGATGCGTGCCAACGGCGCGATCGGCGCGGCACTGGAAGCGGAGATCACAGTGGCCGTCGATGCGCAGACCGCTGCACGCTGGCAGCCATTGGCCGAAGAGCTGCGTTTTTTGTTCATCAGTGGCGACGTTAGCGTGATCGCAGCCAGCACCGACGACATCTTCGTCAGCGCGCAGCCGACCGCCAAGGCCAAGTGCGTACGCTGCTGGCACCACCAGGCCAGCGTGGGTAGCGATCTGCGTCATCGGGAACTGTGCAGCCGCTGCGTCAGCAACATCGAAGGCCCTGGCGAGGAGCGTCGCTGGTTCTGA
- the lspA gene encoding signal peptidase II, whose translation MTARPKPSALIWLLLSALVVGLDQWSKAWVLSSLPEYTPVPVIGGFWNWYRTYNTGAAFSFLSDAGGWQLWFFTALAVGISGLLAFWLSRTARGEWRSAVPYALVIGGAIGNVIDRLMHGHVVDFIQWYIGSHTWPSFNIADSAIVGGAIGIAVFGLFDTSGKRESGIRN comes from the coding sequence ATGACCGCAAGACCCAAACCCTCCGCCCTGATCTGGCTGCTGTTGTCGGCGCTCGTGGTCGGGCTGGACCAGTGGAGCAAGGCCTGGGTGCTGTCCAGCCTGCCCGAGTACACCCCGGTGCCGGTCATCGGCGGGTTCTGGAACTGGTACCGCACCTACAACACCGGCGCAGCCTTCAGCTTTCTGAGCGATGCCGGCGGTTGGCAGCTTTGGTTCTTCACCGCTCTGGCGGTGGGCATCAGCGGCTTGCTGGCGTTCTGGCTGTCGCGCACGGCGCGCGGTGAATGGCGCAGCGCGGTGCCGTACGCGCTGGTGATCGGCGGGGCGATCGGCAACGTGATCGACCGGCTGATGCACGGCCACGTGGTCGATTTCATCCAGTGGTACATCGGCAGCCACACCTGGCCGTCGTTCAATATCGCCGACTCGGCGATCGTGGGCGGCGCTATCGGCATTGCAGTGTTCGGTTTGTTCGACACGTCCGGGAAGCGGGAATCGGGGATTAGGAATTAG